Proteins co-encoded in one Arachis hypogaea cultivar Tifrunner chromosome 13, arahy.Tifrunner.gnm2.J5K5, whole genome shotgun sequence genomic window:
- the LOC112792232 gene encoding 7-deoxyloganetin glucosyltransferase — MDAAIRPHVVCVPIPAQGHINPMLKLAKLLHLSGFYVTFVHTQFNFDRLLKSRGLTSLKGLQNFRFDTISDGLPEGNQRGILDLPQLCTTIPVEGLFSFRKLIASLVSPNHDDVPPVTCIVSDGAMWFTLKVAQEFHIPHFVFFTPSACGMLGYINFEEIRKRGYFPLKDEKNLLDGYLDTEVDWIPAMKGARLKDLPTFLRTTNPSDVMFNYNIVKVNTAMHAKGVILNTFEDLESEVLDAIRAKYSNVYSIGPLSMLYKQLSNSNTQLESVDLNLWKEDSKCLKWLDKRDRGSVVYVNFGSLVIMTPKQLSEFAWGLVNSKYHFLWVIRPNLVHDNNNNNNGDGKLSDEYVNVIERCERGLVLGWCQQEKVLCHASIGGFLTHCGWNSTLESICEGVPMACWPFFAEQQTNSFYACKKWGIGMEIECDVKREQVEGLVRELMEGQRGKEMRDKAMEWKHKAEAATSIDGSSYNNYSSLLLQLKGQ, encoded by the exons ATGGATGCAGCAATTAGGCCTCATGTGGTTTGTGTTCCTATTCCAGCACAAGGCCACATAAACCCAATGCTAAAGCTAGCAAAACTCCTTCACCTCAGTGGCTTCTATGTCACCTTTGTCCACACACAATTCAACTTTGACCGCTTGCTCAAATCAAGAGGCCTAACCTCTCTAAAGGGTCTCCAAAATTTCAGGTTTGACACCATATCTGATGGTTTGCCTGAGGGAAACCAAAGAGGGATACTTGACCTCCCACAACTGTGCACAACAATTCCTGTTGAAGGCTTGTTTTCTTTCAGAAAACTCATTGCAAGCCTTGTTTCTCCAAACCATGATGATGTGCCTCCTGTTACTTGCATAGTTTCTGATGGTGCTATGTGGTTCACTTTGAAAGTTGCTCAAGAGTTCCACAtccctcactttgtgtttttcactcctAGTGCCTGTGGCATGCTGGGATACATTAACTTTGAAGAGATTCGGAAAAGAGGTTATTTCCCATTGAAAG ATGAGAAGAATCTGCTTGATGGATATCTTGATACTGAAGTTGATTGGATTCCAGCAATGAAAGGAGCAAGACTAAAAGACCTTCCCACATTTCTTAGGACTACTAATCCTTCTGATGTAATGTTCAATTACAACATAGTAAAAGTGAACACTGCTATGCATGCCAAAGGGGTTATCCTTAACACCTTTGAAGACTTGGAATCAGAGGTTTTGGATGCCATCAGAGCCAAATACTCCAATGTCTACTCCATTGGTCCATTATCAATGCTATACAAACAGCTCTCAAACTCAAATACTCAATTGGAGTCAGTTGATCTGAATCTGTGGAAGGAAGACAGCAAATGCTTGAAATGGTTGGATAAAAGAGACAGAGGTTCTGTTGTGTATGTGAACTTTGGTAGCTTAGTGATTATGACACCAAAGCAACTAAGTGAATTTGCTTGGGGTTTGGTTAATAGCAAGTACCATTTCTTGTGGGTCATAAGGCCTAATCTTGtgcatgataataataataataataatggtgatgGGAAATTAAGTGATGAATATGTGAATGTGATTGAAAGATGTGAGaggggattggtattggggtggtGCCAACAAGAGAAAGTTCTGTGTCATGCATCAATTGGCGGATTTCTAACACATTGTGGGTGGAACTCAACATTGGAGAGCATATGTGAGGGAGTTCCAATGGCATGTTGGCCTTTCTTTGCAGAACAACAAACAAACAGCTTCTATGCATGCAAGAAATGGGGGATTGGGATGGAGATTGAGTGTGATGTTAAGAGAGAGCAGGTTGAGGGGCTTGTGAGGGAACTCATGGAGGGGCAAAGAGGGAAAGAAATGAGGGACAAGGCCATGGAGTGGAAGCACAAGGCTGAAGCAGCCACATCAATTGATGGTTCCTCTTACAATAACTACAGCAGCTTGCTTTTGCAATTGAAAGGCCAATAA
- the LOC112792233 gene encoding metacaspase-3, whose protein sequence is MEASLKNKRYKKIIVSSPTNTTIQRCYACKNVCNSSQPSAEARFFCRWCKSECVSVVTSRTTPYLCSTCHNVSIPTLGQEKSREVCGICSQVKKIGTKFFKHGYPDNRNKIGTLLSREAPSSMALSSSSSSFPGRHSKRAVLCGVSYTKMKFKLKGTVNDANNMRELLIKNFKFPNECIRVLTEQEKNADLIPTKHNIMESLRWLVKDCQAGDSLVFYFSGHGLQQPDFKEDEIDGFDEALCPVDFIKEGMIIDNDINSTIVWPLKSGVTLHAIVDACHSGTILDLLYVYNLERNIWEDNKPPSKEPIRKHTSGGVAICLSACEDSQSANDSTVFGGKGMNGVLTYLLTKAIREHPQITYGALLDKLQIEIKKINRSRCRSSILQRIFHRKIVQDPLLSSSEKFDVSTKIFAL, encoded by the exons ATGGAAGCTTCACTTAAGaacaaaagatacaaaaagaTTATTGTTTCATCCCCCACAAACACTACTATTCAACGTTGCTATGCTTGCAAAAATGTTTGTAATAGTTCTCAGCCTAGTGCAGAAGCAAGGTTCTTTTGCAGATGGTGTAAATCTGAGTGTGTAAGTGTAGTTACTTCAAGAACAACTCCATACCTATGTTCTACATGCCACAATGTTAGTATTCCAACTCTGGGACAAGAGAAATCCAGGGAAGTGTGTGGAATATGCAGCCAAGTGAAGAAAATTGgaacaaaatttttcaaacatGGTTATCCGGATAATCGAAACAAAATTGGAACTTTACTAAGCAGAGAAGCACCATCTTCAATGGCTTTATCttcctcctcatcatccttcccagGCAGACATAGCAAGCGTGCGGTTCTCTGTGGAGTTTCTTAcacaaaaatgaaattcaaactcAAGGGAACTGTTAATGATGCTAACAACATGAGGGAGTTGCTGATTAAGAATTTCAAGTTTCCAAATGAGTGCATAAGAGTCCTCACAG AACAAGAGAAGAATGCTGATTTAATACCAACAAAACATAACATCATGGAGTCCTTAAGGTGGCTTGTGAAGGACTGCCAGGCAGGAGACTCCTTGGTCTTTTACTTCTCGGGGCACGGCCTGCAACAACCGGATTTCAAAGAAGATGAGATTGATGGATTTGATGAAGCTCTCTGTCCGGTTGATTTTATCAAAGAAGGAATGATCATTGACAATGATATAAATTCTACCATTGTTTGGCCTCTCAAGAGTGGTGTCACACTCCATGCCATTGTTGATGCCTGTCACAGTGGAACCATTCTTGATCTTCTCTATGTTTATAATCTTGAAAG GAACATTTGGGAGGATAACAAGCCACCATCAAAGGAACCTATCAGAAAACATACAAGTGGGGGAGTGGCAATTTGTCTCAGTGCATGTGAAGATAGCCAATCAGCTAATGATAGCACA GTCTTCGGTGGAAAGGGAATGAATGGTGTTCTTACGTATCTTCTCACAAAGGCAATAAGGGAACACCCTCAAATAACTTATGGGGCATTACTAGACAAGTTACagattgaaattaaaaagattaataGAAGTAGATGCCGTAGCAGCATCTTGCAACGTATCTTCCATCGTAAAATTGTACAG GATCCCCTTCTCTCATCATCAGAGAAATTTGATGTTTCTACAAAAATATTCGCATTGTGA
- the LOC112792234 gene encoding outer envelope protein 64, mitochondrial, with amino-acid sequence MSKSLELIKEHASNPKLWLVVGVGVAGIVVLAETRRRRRRRNTHKQDFGAFVERFELLPFPQPPPPAAKQMLSSLTFAISDMFDVKGYVTGFGNPDWKRTHEEAEKTAVVVTALLKNGATCVGKTVMDELSIGISGENNHYGTPTNPQMPSCIPGGSSSGSAVAVATELVDFAIGTDTTGCVRIPASFCGIFGFRSSHGTVSTVGVLPNAQSLDTVGWFARDPSVLHRVGHVLLKLNSAETKRSRSIIFADDLFQLSKIPTQKTVYVVGKAIENMSGYQVPKHMNLCPYIASKVPSLKLHPASTDQENGASILKALSSVMLSLQGYEFKTNHEDWVKSIKPKLGRDVFECVIAAINTTHDNIKTLYKVRTEMRAAFQSLLKDDGILVIPSVADGPLKLNTKKGLSSEFHDRTFALSSIASVSGCCQVTVPLGSHNGGCVSVSFISFHGADKFLLDTVLDMYSTLQEQVSVASYSLPLPDTNGNIETSELLKEKGNAAFKGSQWNKALNYYTEAIKLNGMNATYYCNRAAAYLKLACFQQAEEDCNNAILIDKKNVKAYLRRGAARESLLRYKEALEDFKHAQVLEPQNKDASKGERRVRKSMA; translated from the exons ATGTCCAAATCGTTGGAGCTGATCAAGGAGCATGCTTCCAACCCCAAGCTCTGGTTGGTCGTCGGAGTGGGAGTTGCCGGGATCGTTGTTCTGGCAGAGACACGCCGGAGAAGACGGCGCCGGAACACACACAAACAAGACTTCGGTGCTTTTGTTGAGCGTTTCGAGCTTCTACCATTTCCTCAGCCTCCACCTCCTGCTGCCAAACAGATGCTTTCTTCTCTAACTTTTGCCATCAGCGACAT GTTTGATGTGAAGGGCTATGTGACGGGGTTTGGGAATCCTGACTGGAAGAGGACACATGAGGAGGCAGAAAAGACTGCGGTTGTGGTTACTGCACTGTTAAAAAATGGTGCTACTTGTGTTGGCAAAACCGTTATGGATGAATTGTCTATTGG GATTTCTGGTGAGAACAACCATTATGGAACTCCGACGAATCCTCAAATGCCATCTTGTATCCCGGGAGGGTCTTCTAGTGGTTCAGCGGTAGCAGTTGCTACTGAGCTTGTTGACTTTGCCATTG GTACTGATACTACAGGATGTGTGAGAATTCCAGCATCATTCTGTGGTATTTTTGGTTTCCGGTCATCTCATGGTACTGTTTCTACTGTTGGAGTTCTTCCAAATGCACAGAGCTTAGACACTGTGG GATGGTTTGCCCGTGATCCGTCTGTCCTGCATCGTGTTGGACATGTTTTACTTAAGTTGAATTCTGCAGAGACCAAAAGGTCAAGAAGCATTATATTTGCTGATGATCTCTTTCAGTTATCTAAAATCCCTACACAGAAAACAGTATATGTTGTTGGTAAAGCTATTGAGAATATGTCTGGGT ATCAAGTTCCAAAGCATATGAATCTTTGTCCGTACATTGCTTCTAAAGTGCCCAGCCTAAAGCTTCATCCAGCATCAACAGACCAAGAAAATGGAGCATCTATATTGAAAGCTCTTTCTTCAGTTATGCTTTCATTACAAGG ATACGAATTTAAAACCAATCATGAAGATTGGGTCAAATCCATCAAACCCAAATTAGGCCGTGATGTTTTCGAATGTGTTATTGCTGCTATTAATACTACTCATGATAATATAAAAACCTTGTATAAAGTCCGGACTGAGATGCGAGCTGCATTTCAAAGTCTACTCAAG GATGATGGAATACTCGTTATTCCTTCTGTAGCAGACGGTCCATTAAAGCTTAATACAAAGAAAGGGTTGTCTTCTGAGTTTCATGACAGAACTTTTGCATTGTCGAGCATTGCTAGCGTGTCTGGATGTTGTCAG GTTACAGTTCCATTAGGTTCTCATAATGGTGGTTGTGTTTCTGTTTCATTCATCTCATTCCATGGGGCTGATAAATTTCTGCTTGATACGGTCTTGGATATGTATTCAACTCTTCAAGAGCAAGTTAGTGTTGCCTCCTATTCTTTGCCATTACCAGATACCAATGGCAACATTGAAACTTCTGAGCTTCTAAAGGAGAAG GGAAATGCAGCCTTTAAAGGAAGTCAGTGGAATAAGGCACTCAATTACTACACTGAGGCTATCAAACTGAATGGCATGAATGCAACTTACTACTGTAACCGAGCGGCTGCTTACTTAAAGTTAGCATG TTTTCAGCAAGCAGAAGAAGACTGCAATAATGCAATTTTGATTGATAAGAAG AATGTGAAGGCGTATCTAAGACGTGGAGCTGCTAGAGAATCACTACTACGCTATAAGGAGGCCCTTGAAG ATTTCAAGCATGCGCAAGTTCTTGAACCACAGAACAAGGATGCTAGTAAGGGTGAGAGAAGAGTCAGAAAATCGATGGCTTGA
- the LOC112792235 gene encoding probable protein phosphatase 2C 9 isoform X1: MDSLCCFSSVRGVVGGHSSSNSGKGKSHQSTTKYGYSLVKGKANHPMEDYHVAKFVQFKGQELGLFAIYDGHLGDSVPAYLQKHLFSNILDEKDFWEDPFMSISKAYETTDQAILSHSPDLGRGGSTAVTAILINSQKLWVANVGDSRAVLSRGGVAVQMTTDHEPNTERGSIENRGGFVSNMPGDVARVNGQLAVSRAFGDRNLKTHLRSDPDIQYADINPNIELLILASDGLWKVMGNQEAVDIAKRIKDPQRAAKQLATEALNRDSKDDISCIVVRFKG, from the exons ATGGATAGTCTCTGTTGCTTCAGCTCTGTTAGAGGG GTGGTTGGAGGGCATTCTTCAAGTAACTCTGGAAAGGGCAAGAGCCATCAGTCTACAACCAAGTATGGCTATAGCCTTGTTAAAGGGAAAGCAAACCACCCGATGGAGGACTATCATGTAGCGAAATTTGTCCAGTTCAAGGGGCAAGAGCTGGGACTTTTTGCTATATATGATGGACACTTGGGAGATAGCGTACCAGCATATTTACAAAAGcatcttttttcaaatatcttgGATGAA AAGGACTTTTGGGAAGATCCGTTCATGTCTATTTCTAAAGCTTATGAGACAACAGATCAAGCAATTCTTTCTCACAGTCCTGATTTGGGACGAGGAGGGTCAACTGCTGTGACTGCAATTCTTATAAATAGTCAGAAATTATGGGTAGCCAATGTTGGAGATTCACGAGCAGTTCTGTCAAGGGGAGGGGTGGCTGTACAGATGACTACTGACCATGAACCTAATACTGAGCGGGGCAGCATTGAGAACAGAGGTGGCTTTGTCTCAAACATGCCAG GAGATGTTGCAAGGGTGAATGGGCAGCTTGCAGTTTCGCGAGCATTTGGAGACAGAAACCTCAAAACACATCTGCGATCGGATCCTGACATCCAGTATGCCGATATTAACCCAAATATTGAGCTTTTGATACTTGCTAGTGATGGTCTATGGAAG GTAATGGGAAACCAAGAGGCTGTAGATATTGCAAAAAGGATAAAGGATCCACAAAGGGCAGCCAAACAACTAGCCACCGAGGCATTGAACAGAGACAGTAAAGATGACATTTCATGCATTGTAGTTCGTTTCAAGGgatga
- the LOC112792235 gene encoding probable protein phosphatase 2C 9 isoform X2 → MDSLCCFSSVRGVVGGHSSSNSGKGKSHQSTTKYGYSLVKGKANHPMEDYHVAKFVQFKGQELGLFAIYDGHLGDSVPAYLQKHLFSNILDEKDFWEDPFMSISKAYETTDQAILSHSPDLGRGGSTAVTAILINSQKLWVANVGDSRAVLSRGGVAVQMTTDHEPNTERGSIENRGGFVSNMPGDVARVNGQLAVSRAFGDRNLKTHLRSDPDIQ, encoded by the exons ATGGATAGTCTCTGTTGCTTCAGCTCTGTTAGAGGG GTGGTTGGAGGGCATTCTTCAAGTAACTCTGGAAAGGGCAAGAGCCATCAGTCTACAACCAAGTATGGCTATAGCCTTGTTAAAGGGAAAGCAAACCACCCGATGGAGGACTATCATGTAGCGAAATTTGTCCAGTTCAAGGGGCAAGAGCTGGGACTTTTTGCTATATATGATGGACACTTGGGAGATAGCGTACCAGCATATTTACAAAAGcatcttttttcaaatatcttgGATGAA AAGGACTTTTGGGAAGATCCGTTCATGTCTATTTCTAAAGCTTATGAGACAACAGATCAAGCAATTCTTTCTCACAGTCCTGATTTGGGACGAGGAGGGTCAACTGCTGTGACTGCAATTCTTATAAATAGTCAGAAATTATGGGTAGCCAATGTTGGAGATTCACGAGCAGTTCTGTCAAGGGGAGGGGTGGCTGTACAGATGACTACTGACCATGAACCTAATACTGAGCGGGGCAGCATTGAGAACAGAGGTGGCTTTGTCTCAAACATGCCAG GAGATGTTGCAAGGGTGAATGGGCAGCTTGCAGTTTCGCGAGCATTTGGAGACAGAAACCTCAAAACACATCTGCGATCGGATCCTGACATCCA GTAA
- the LOC112792236 gene encoding tobamovirus multiplication protein 1 isoform X1: MTVHNRKLNGIFQGSALVQLVRIQMRVPEYGWTTQKVFHLMNFIVNGLRAVIFGSYETIFAIKPKSLERVLMEIPSLLFFSTYTLLVLFWAEIYHQARSEPAQKLRPAYFVINGFIYFIQICFWIFMSVSSADTGAEIAKLFLAVVSFCAALGFLLYGGRLFFLLRRFPIESRGRQKKLYEVGSVTTICCTCFLIRCTMLAVSAFDEEADLDVLDHPILNLIYYLLVEIVPSGLVLFILRKLPPRRVSDQYHPIR, encoded by the exons ATGACTGTTCACAACAGGAAATTGAATGGAATTTTTCAAGGATCTGCATTG GTGCAACTGGTGCGCATTCAAATGAGAGTACCTGAATATGGATGGACAACACAGAAGGTTTTCCACTTAATGAATTTTATTGTCAATGGAT TGAGGGCTGTTATATTTGGTTCATACGAAACTATTTTTGCAATTAAACCCAAG TCACTGGAGAGGGTGCTAATGGAGATTCCTAGTCTTCTGTTTTTCTCTACTTATACGTTGCTTGTCCTGTTCTGGGCTGAGATATACCACCAG GCAAGAAGTGAACCAGCGCAAAAACTTAGGCCTGCTTATTTTGTTATCAATGGGTTTATTTACTTCATACAG ATCTGCTTTTGGATTTTCATGAGCGTAAGCAGCGCTGACACTGGCGCAGAGATTGCTAAACTCTTCCTTGCAG TTGTTTCATTTTGCGCTGCTCTTGGATTCTTGTTGTATGGTGGAAG GCTGTTTTTCCTGCTGAGGCGCTTCCCAATTGAATCCAGAGGTCGTCAAAAGAAGCTTTACGAG GTTGGCTCAGTGACAACTATTTGCTGTACATGTTTCTTGATAAGATGTACTATG CTTGCAGTATCTGCATTTGACGAGGAAGCAGATCTGGATGTGTTGGATCATCCCATTCTTAACCTCATCTATTATTTG TTGGTGGAGATTGTTCCATCAGGGTTGGTGCTTTTCATACTGCGGAAGCTGCCCCCAAGAAGAGTTTCTGATCAGTATCATCCAATCAGATGA
- the LOC112792236 gene encoding tobamovirus multiplication protein 1 isoform X2: MRVPEYGWTTQKVFHLMNFIVNGLRAVIFGSYETIFAIKPKSLERVLMEIPSLLFFSTYTLLVLFWAEIYHQARSEPAQKLRPAYFVINGFIYFIQICFWIFMSVSSADTGAEIAKLFLAVVSFCAALGFLLYGGRLFFLLRRFPIESRGRQKKLYEVGSVTTICCTCFLIRCTMLAVSAFDEEADLDVLDHPILNLIYYLLVEIVPSGLVLFILRKLPPRRVSDQYHPIR; the protein is encoded by the exons ATGAGAGTACCTGAATATGGATGGACAACACAGAAGGTTTTCCACTTAATGAATTTTATTGTCAATGGAT TGAGGGCTGTTATATTTGGTTCATACGAAACTATTTTTGCAATTAAACCCAAG TCACTGGAGAGGGTGCTAATGGAGATTCCTAGTCTTCTGTTTTTCTCTACTTATACGTTGCTTGTCCTGTTCTGGGCTGAGATATACCACCAG GCAAGAAGTGAACCAGCGCAAAAACTTAGGCCTGCTTATTTTGTTATCAATGGGTTTATTTACTTCATACAG ATCTGCTTTTGGATTTTCATGAGCGTAAGCAGCGCTGACACTGGCGCAGAGATTGCTAAACTCTTCCTTGCAG TTGTTTCATTTTGCGCTGCTCTTGGATTCTTGTTGTATGGTGGAAG GCTGTTTTTCCTGCTGAGGCGCTTCCCAATTGAATCCAGAGGTCGTCAAAAGAAGCTTTACGAG GTTGGCTCAGTGACAACTATTTGCTGTACATGTTTCTTGATAAGATGTACTATG CTTGCAGTATCTGCATTTGACGAGGAAGCAGATCTGGATGTGTTGGATCATCCCATTCTTAACCTCATCTATTATTTG TTGGTGGAGATTGTTCCATCAGGGTTGGTGCTTTTCATACTGCGGAAGCTGCCCCCAAGAAGAGTTTCTGATCAGTATCATCCAATCAGATGA